CTGGTGCTGAGCCAGGTGGTGCTCAGCCTGCAACTGCCGTTCGCCCTGTACCCGCTGATCCGCATGACCAACGACCGGCGCCTGATGGGCGAGTTCGTCAACCGCTGGCCGACCCGGATCCTCGCCTGGAGCCTGTTCGCCATCATCAGCGCGGCCAATGCCTGGCTGATCCTGCAAATGGCCCTGTAGGAGCCGGCTTGCCGGCGAACGGCCCCTGGATCCTGCGCAAGCCTTGCCGCCGCCTTCGCTGGCAAGCCAGCTCCTACGGATGGGTGAATGGCGTGCTCTTGTAGGAGCCGGCTTGCCGGCGAAGGGGCCTCTGGATCCTGCGCAAGCCTTGCCGCCGCCTTCGCTGGCAAGCCAGCTCCTACGGGGCGGGTGAATGGCGTGCTCTTGTAGGAGCCGGCTTGCCGGCGAAGGGGCCCTTGGACTCTGCACAAGTCTTGCCGCTGCCTTCGCTGGCAAGCCAGCTCCTACGGGGCGGGGCGGCGGTCCCAGTAGGGCTCGGGGCCGAATTTCTCGACGAAGAAGTCGATCACCGTGCGCACTTTCACTGACAGCCGTCGGCTGCCGGGCCAGAGGGCGGCGATCTGTTGCGGTTCGAGGCTGGTGGCCACGTCGAAGTCTTCGAACAGCGCCACCAGCCGGCCCTGGTGCAGGGCTTCGCCAATCAGCCAGGAAGGGAACATCACCAGCCCCAGGCCCTGTTCGGCGGCCTGGGTCAGGGTGTCGGCGTGGTTGCCGGTCAGCGGGCCCTTGACGCTGTAGGGCGTCCAGTCTGCCCGCCCCTGGCGGAAGAACCAGCGTTGCTGGCCGGTCTCGCCCTTGTAGGCCAGGCACTGGTGCCGCTGCAGTTGCTCCGGATGGTGCGGGGTGCCGTGCCGGGCCAGGTACGCCGGGCTGGCCGCTACCCGGTAGCGCTGCGGGGCCAGCAGGCGCGCCTGCATCGAGGAGTCTTCCAGGGTGCCGATGCGAAATAGCAGGTCAGTGCCGTCCTGCAAGGGGTCGATGTAGCTGTCGGTCTGCTGGATATCCAGCTGCAGCTTCGGGTAGCGCCCGTGCAGTTCACCGAGCCAGGGCGACAGGTGGCGCTGGCCAAAGACCACCGGGGCGTTGATCCGCACCAGCCCGGCCGGTTCGTCCTGCTGTTCCTGCAACGCCTGTTCGGCTTCCTCCCACTGCGCCAGCACCCGCCGCGCGTGGTGCCCCAGCAGGCGCCCGGCCTCGGTGGGGCTGACGGCGCGGGTGTGGCGGTAGAGCAACTGCTGGCCCAGGGCCTGTTCCATCAGTTGGATCTGCCGTGAAATGGACGAGGGCGCCAGCCCTTCGCGGCGCGCCACGGCAGAAAAACTGCCCTGGTCGAGCACGGCAATAAACAGGCGCAGGGCCTTGAAACCGAGGTCGTTGAAGCCGTGCATGGGTCGATCCTGCCGTGCGTTTTGCGCAAAGGTGTTGTCGGTATGCTCCCATTTATCGCAAAGCTTGCGCAATCGATAATGTCGGCCATTCCTTGATGTCGAGCAGGTGTTGCATGTCCTCTGAAACGATAGAAGTACCGCTGCCCAACCCGGTGGCGAACGCTGTACCCGCTGCCGGCTGGCAGCGTCTGATGCTGTTGCCGCTGGTGATCCTGGCGGGCATGGGCCTGTCGGTGGAGGCCGGTCTGCTGGGCCCGCTGGGGAGCCAGGTGGGCCATTTGTGGGCGACCCTGAGCATCTTCGGCGTGGGCACGGCGCTGCTGTTGCTGCTGCTGTTGTTCAGCGGCCCGCAGCCCGGGCCGGCCTTCAGCCAGTTGCCGCGCTGGCAGTTGCTGGGCGGGGTGCTGGGGCCGATCTACGTGGTGGTGCTGACGTTGGCCACGCCCCATATCGGCATTGCCATGACCATGATCGCGATCCTTTCCGGGCAGGTGGGCAAAAGCGTGCTGATCGACCATTTCGGCTGGTTCGGCAGCGCCCGCAAGCCGGTCAATGCCGAACGCTGGCTGGCCCTGGCGCTGATTGTGCTGGCCCTGATCCTGATTGCCCGAGGTTGAAGATGAATCTGTTTCTATTGCTGGTTGTGGTGGTGGCCGCCGGTGCGGTGCTGAGTGTGCAGGCGGCGATCAATGGCCGCCTGGGGGAAAGCGTCGGTGTGTTGCGCAGCAGCCTGCTGACCTTTGCCGTGGGTGCCCTGATCACCGGGCTGCTGATCGTGTTTTTCCAGCCGCCCCAGGCCATGAGCCTGCTGCAGGCGCCGAAATGGCAACTGACCGGCGCGTTGTTCGGCGTGGTCTACATGCTGGTGATGGTGGGGGCCGTGCCCCGGGTCGGCACTGCGGTGGCCACGGTGGCGGTGATTCTCGGGCAGTTGGGCATGGGCATGCTGATCGACAACTTCGGCTGGTTCGGCAACCCGGCCATCGAACTGTCGCCCAGCCGCCTGCTGGCGATGCTGTGCCTGGCCCTGGCGCTGCTGTTCATGTACCGCAGCAGCGTGCGCCGCGCCTGAACCCGCTTCAATCGCGCTCCAGGCACGCGGCGCCAGCCAGTGCCACCTGGGCGTCTTCACCGGCTTTGACCCCGGAAACCCCCACCGCGCCGACCACCTGGCCGCCGACGCGGATCGGCACGCCGCCTTCCAGGGAGGTGAGCAGCGGCGCCGAGAGAAAGGCGCTGCGCCCGCCATTGACCATGTCCTCGTAGGCCTTGGTTTCGCGCCGGCCGAGGGCCGCGGTGCGGGCCTTTTCGGTGGCGATATAGGCACTGATCGGCGCGCAGCCGTCGAGGCGTTCCAGGGCCAGGGGATGGCCGCCGTCGTCGACCACGGCGATGCTCACCGCCCACCGGTGGCGCTGGGCCTCGGCGCGGGCGGCGGCGAGGATGCGGCGGGCTTCGTCTTGACCCAGTACGGCTTTGTGCTGCATGGCGAGCTCCAGGGGCGTGAGGTTCAGGGCAGGGCGGCTTCCAGCACTTCGATCCAGTGCCGTACCGGGGTCCGGCCGGCGCCGTCGAGGTGGCTCTGGCAGCCGATATTGGCGGTGGCAATGAGGTCCGGCTGGCCGCTTTCCAGGGCCTGCAGCTTGTCGTTCCGCAGTTGCCGCGCCAGCGCCGGCTGGGTCAGCGAATAGGTGCCCGCCGAACCGCAGCACAGGTGGCTGTCGGGCACCGCGGTGAGGTGAAAGCCCAGGCGTTGCAGCAGGCTTTCCACGGCGCCGCCGAGCTTCTGCGCGTGCTGCAGGGTGCAGGGGCAGTGGAAGGCCAGGCGCTGGCCGCTGTGGGCGCCGAGCTGTTCCAGGGGTTCGTCCCGCAGCACTTCCACCAGGTCCCGGGCCAGGGCACTGACGCGCTGGGCCTTGCTGCGGTAGGCCGGGTCATGGGCCAGCAGGTGCTGGTAATCCTTGATGAAGGCGCCGCAGCCGCTGGCGGTCTGGACGATGGCTTCGGCCCCCAGTTGCAGGTGCGGCCACCAGGCGTCGATATTGCGCCGGGCGCGCTGCAGACCGGCTTGCTGGGCATCCAGGTGATAGTCCACTGCGCCGCAGCAGCCGGCCTCGCTGACCGGTTGCACGCTGATGCCCAGGCGATCCAGGACCCGCGCTGCGGCGGCGTTGGTATTGGGTGACAGCCCCGGCTGCACGCAGCCTTCGAGCAGCAGCACGCGCCGTGGATGGCGCAGGGGCGGACGCGGTTTGGCGCTGGGCACCTGGCGCGGCAGCTTGTCCTGCAGGGCCTGGGGCAGCAGCGGGCGCAGGCGGCTGCCGCCATGGATCAGGGCCTTGAACAGCTGCGGGTTGGCGCTCAGCGCCCGCAGGCCGCGGCGCAACAATTGCTGGCCGGCGGGCCGGGGCAGGGCGGCATCCACCGCGGCGCGGCCGATGTCCAGCAGGTTGTGGTAGTCGACCCCGGAAGGGCAGGTGCTTTCGCAGTTGCGGCACGACAGGCAGCGGTCCAGGTGCTGCTGCGTCTGGGCGGTGGCCGGGGCGCCTTCGAGCACCTGCTTGATCAGGTAGATGCGCCCCCGCGGGCCGTCCAGCTCATCGCCCTGCAACTGGTAGGTGGGGCAGGTGGCGTTGCAGAAGCCGCAATGCACGCAACTGCGCAGGATGCGCTCGGCTTCGGCGGCCCGGGGCAGTTGCCGGGCCTCGGGGCTGAGGGTGGTCTGCATGGTCTAGAGCTCCACGTAGAGTCGGCCGGGGTTGAAGATCCCTTGCGGGTCCAGCTGGGCCTTGAGGCGCTGGTGGTAGTGCAGCAGGGTCGGCGCCAGGGGCTGGAACGGGCTGTCCAGCAGGCCGTGGCTGTAGCAACTGGCGTGGCCGCCAACGGCGCTGACAACGGCGCGGATGTCGGCGGCCGTGGCATCGGTCTTCAGCCAGCGCTGGGCGCCGCCCCAGTCCAGCAGTTGTTCGCCGGGCAGGGGCAGCAGCGGGGTGTTGTGCGGCACCGACAGGCGCCACAGCGGCAGGCCGGGGTTGAAGAAGTCCAGTTGCTGCTCGTTGAGCTGGCTCCAGTAGCCCGGGTCCAGGGGCTCGCCGCCGAGCCGGTCATGGGCCGCCGCCACCGAGCCTTCACCGCCCTCCAGGCGCAGGTGCAGGCGTTCGCCGTCATGGCAGGCGGCGCTGATGGGCAAGGGCTGCTGGCCCCATTCGGCAAGCTGGGCGAGGGCCCGCTGGCGGTCCATTTCCAGGCTCAGGCTCAGGCATTGCCGGGGCTTGGGCAGGACCTTCAGCGAGACCTCGGTGACCAGCCCCAGGCAGCCGTAGCTGCCGGCCATCAGCCGTGACAGGTCATAGCCGGCGACGTTCTTCATCACCTCGCCGCCAAACCGCAGGTGTTGGCCGCTGCCGCTGATGACCCGGGTGCCGAGGACGAAATCGCGCACCGCCCCGGCCCAGGGCCGGCGCGGCCCGGACAGGCCGCTGGCGAGCATGCCGCCCAGGGTCGCGCCCGCGCCGAAGGACGGCGGTTCGCAGGGCAGCATCTGCCCGGCGGCGTCCAGGGTGGCGTGCAGCTCGGCGAGCGGCGTACCGGCCCGGGCGCTGATCACCAGCTCCGTGGGGTCGTAGCTGACGATGCCGCGATGGCTGCGGGTATCGAGTATTTCCCCGGCACTCTCGCGGCCGAGAAAGGCCTTGCTGTTGGAACCCTGGATGCGCAGCGCGGTGTCGCTCGCCAAGGCATCGCGCACCTGTTCCAGCAAGGTCTCGGCGGCGTCGAAATCGCTGGCCACGTTCATCAGAATCGCTCCAGTTCGGGGAAGGGCAGTTGCCCGTGGTGGATGTGCATGGCGCCAAATTCGGCGCAGCGGTGCAGGGTCGGGATGTTCTTCCCCGGGTTGAGCAGGCCGCTGGGGTCGAAGGCCGCCTTGATGGCGTGGAACAGGGTCAGCTCGTGGTGGTTGAACTGGGCGCACATCTGGTTGATTTTCTCCCGGCCCACCCCGTGTTCGCCGGTGATGCTGCCGCCCACTGCCACGCACAGTTCGAGGATCTTGCCCCCCAGGGCCTCGGCCCGCTCAAGCTCGCCGGGCTGGTTGGCGTCGAACAGGATCAAGGGGTGCATGTTGCCGTCGCCGGCATGGAACACGTTGGCCACCCGCAGCTGGTGTTCGTCGGCCAGGCGGGCGATGCCCCGCAGCACCCCCGGCAGCTCGCGGCGGGGAATGGTGCCGTCCATGCAGTAGTAGTCCGGGGACAAGCGCCCCACCGCCGGGAAGGCGTTCTTGCGCCCGGCCCAGAAACGCACGCGCTCGGCCTCGTCCCGGGCCAGGCGCACCTCGCTGGCGCCGGCCTGTTCCAGCACCTGGCGCACCCGCTCGCAATCGTCGTGGACATCGGCTTCCACGCCGTCCAGCTCGCACAGCAGGATGGCCTCGGCGTCCACCGGGTAGCCGGCATGGATGAAGTCCTCGGCGGCGCGGATCGCCAGGTTGTCCATCATCTCCAGGCCGCCGGGGATGATGCCCGCGGCAATGATGTCGGCCACGGCGCGGCCGGCGGCTTCCACTGAGTCGAAGGCCGCCAGCAGCACCTTGGCGATCTGCGGCTTGGGCAGCAGCTTGACCGTGACTTCGGTGATCACCCCCAGCAGGCCTTCGGAGCCGGTGAACAGCGCCAGCAGGTCGAAGCCCGGCGCGTCCAGGGCCTCGCTGCCCAGGGTCAGGGGCTGGCCTTCGACGCTGAGCATCTGGACCTTGAGCAGGTTGTGCACGGTCAGGCCGTATTTCAGACAATGCACGCCGCCGGCGTTTTCCGCGACATTGCCGCCAATCGAACAGGCGATCTGCGAAGAGGGGTCGGGGGCGTAGTACAGGCCCCAAGGCGCGGCGGCCTGGGAGATCGCCAGGTTGCGCACCCCGGGCTGGAGCCGGGCGCAACGGGCGGCGGGGTCGATCTGGAGGATTTCCTTGAAGCGCGCCATCACCAGCAGCAGGCCCTTTTCCAGGGGCAGGGCGCCACCGGACAGGCCCGTGCCGGCGCCCCGGGCCACCACCGGCACCCGGTGGGCGTGGCAGATCTGCAGGATGCGCTGCACTTGGTCCAGGTGCCGGGGCAGGGCCACCAGCATCGGCGTGCTGCGGTAGGCGCTCAGGCCATCGCATTCGTAGGGTTTGAGCTGTTGCTCCTGGTCCAGCAGCTCCAGCTCCGGTAGCTGCTGGCGCAGGGCCTGGATCAGGGCCTGGCGGTCGACGTCGGGCAGGGTGCCATCGAGGCGTTCGTCGTAGAGAATCGTCATGGCGGCTAAGGACCTTGTGTGGTTTTTATCAGGTCGCGAATGCTGTACGGCTGCCTTGCATGATTGGCCCGGCGGGCTTTAGTGTCCATGTGCGTTGGCAGTGGTCGAACCACTTTGTTTTCCAGGGCAGGCCGGGCTTTTTCCAAAAAATCAGTTTTTTCAAACGCTTGGCGGGCACGCAGCAATAGCCGGACAAATGGCACAGGGCTGGTCATACCAGTGGGAGGAAGCATGCAGGACACGCAAGCGGGGCGTCGGCCCCAGGTGGCGGACCTGGTCTGCGCACGGATCGAGCGGCTGATCGTCGACGGGGTATTCAAGACCGGCCAGTTGCTGCCCTCGGAACGGCGCCTGACGGCCAAGCTCGGGGTTTCGCGCACGGCCCTGCGCGAGGGCCTGAAACTGCTGCGGGCGCGGGGCATCATCGACACTCGACAGGGCCGCGGCTCCCAGGTGGCGCAACTGTCGGCCCCGGCGGCGCAGTCGCCGCTGATGCATCTGTTCAGCTCCCAGCCCCGCACCCTCTACGACCTGCTGGAAGTGCGCAGCCTGCTTGAAGGCGAGTCGGCGCGGCTGGCGGCCCTGCGCGGCACCGAAGCGGATTTCGTGCTGATCGAGCGCGCCTACCAGGCCCTGCTGCAGGCCCATGAACAGGCCCTGGAGCCCGCCGCCCTGGCGCGCCTGGACCACGCCTTTCACCTGGCGATCTGCGAGGCCTCGCACAACCCGGTGCTGGTGCAGACCCTGGGCTCGCTCACCGACCTGCTGCTGAACTCGGTGTTCGCCTCGGTCAACAACCTCTATCACCGCCCGGCGCCCAAGCGCCAGATCGACCGCCAGCATGCGCGGCTGTACAACGCAGTCACCGGGCGCCTGCCGGAACAAGCGCGCAAGGCGGCGGTGGCGCATATCCAGGGCATTGCCCGCAACCTCAGGGACATCGAGGACGAAGAACAGCGGCTGGTGCGCGCTACCTTGCGTTTGCAGGGCTGGGAGTGAGGGGCCGACCATCAGTCGCGTGCGCCGTGGCCGGGCGGTGCCTTGGCCTAACCTGTGGGGACTCGGCCCGAGCGGGGCGCTCGGTGAAGCACCCGCTCAAAGGCCCGAGCCTTGAACCCGAGGAGCCATGCCATGTCCACGCAAACCTGTGCCTGCCCGGCCTGCACCTGCAAGCTGGGCGCCCATGCCATCGTCCGTCACGGCAAGCACTACTGCTGCCAGGCGTGCGCCGACCATCACGCCCACGGCGAGCCTTGCGCTTCCACCGAAGGCTGCAAATGCGCCAAGGGCGCCCACGGCTGAGGGGGGATCGGCGGGTGGGGCCGTGCGGCTCCACCCGCGTTGCTGCGTCCTAGACCGAAGGGCGCCAGGTGACGTTTTCGATACCGAACTTTTCGGCCATGGGCTTGCTGGTCTTCTTCACCCGTTCGCGGCCGAAACGTCCTATCCGACCCACTCCAGCGTCGCAACTGGCCCAGTGCCAGGCCTCGGCGTTGTCCATCTTTTCCTGGCGGATGATGAAGGACTTGGGGGCGCCGTGGAGGGTGTATTCGATGACGAAAAGTTTTGCGTTGTTCATAAAGCCTTGGTTCCTCCCTGTGATCTTTTAGTGATCCTGGCGCGGCGGAAAAATTCACTCTGATTGTCCGCCCGGGCTACCGACGGTCATGGGCCGCCAGCCGCTCTATCCGAATGGATTCCCGAGCGGCGCCCAGGCCTTCATCCGGATGGGTGCGGCAGCGGTTGGCGGCGCCCCGGGCGGCTGGTTACCATGGGCGCCCGCCGACCTGCCGCGACCTTGCCATGGCCCTAGCCGCACCCCCCGACCTCAGCGACCCCGCGATCCCGGTGCAACCCCTGGCCCGCACCTATCTGCGGGGCTTGTTCATCGAGCCCCATGAACACGATTGGGGCCAGTTGCTCTACGCCATGAGCGGGGTGATGTGGGTCGAGACGCCCCATGAAGCCCTGGTGGTGCCGCCCCAGCGCGCGGTGTGGTTGCCGTCGGGCGTGAGCCACGGGATTCGCGTGGTCAGCGACCTGCAGATGCGCAACATCTACTTGCGCCCGTCCCTGGCGGCGACCCTGGACCCCAGCGTCCAGGTGCTGCAGGTGGACAACCTGCTGCGCGAATTGATCGTGCGCCTGGTGGAACTCGACCCGCCGCAGCCGGAGTACTACGAGGCGCTGGTGGGGCTGGCCCTGCTGGAACTGCGCCGGGCTCGCCGCTCGCAATTGAAGATAGCCCTGCCGGACGCCTCCGACCGGCGCCTGGGCAGCCTGTGCCAGGCGGTGATGGCGGCGCCGTCCCTGGCCATCTCCTTTGAACAGCACGCCGATGCGGCGGGGGCCAGCGTGCGCACCCTGGCGCGGCTGTTCAAGGAGCAGTTGGGCGTGGGCTTTGCCGAATGGCGGCGCCAGGTGCAACTGGCCACCGCTGCCGCGGAACTGATCCAGGGTGTACCGGTGAGCCGCATTGCCCGGGAGCTGGGTTATTCCCCCAGCAGCTTCAGCGACATGTTCCGCCGGGAACTGGGGGTCGCGCCTTCCCAGTACGCCAGCGCCAGCCAGGTGTAGCCGCTGCCACAGGCTCGGGCCGCGTTCGGACGAACGGCTCCGCAGGAGACGTGAAGATCCGGAGAGCGCCGGATGTGCATCAGGCGGACGCCAGCCAAGCGACCGCCAGGGTTTCGGCCTTGGCCGAAATCCTGAAGCACTTGGCCGATGCCGCGGGACCGTGCCACCTAGACTGTGCCGCACACGCCACTTCACCCCGGCATGAGCCGCACGGCCTCTGGAGCGCAGCATGAACTACCTGATTTCCCTGGCCGCCGGCCTGTTGGTCGGCCTGCTTTACGGCGCCTTGCAGGTGCGTTCTCCGGCGCCGCCGGCAATCGCCCTGGTCGGCCTCTTGGGCATGCTCGGCGGTGAGCAGTTGTGGCCCCTGGGGCGCCAGTTGCTCGGCAGCTGGCTGTCCTGAACAGGCATTTTTCCTTTCTCCCCCGACTCATGGAACCGACGATGAAAGCACTGCAATTTTCCGCCACCGGCGACCTCGCGGCCCTGCACGTAGTGGACCTGCCCACCCCGGTGCCGGGTGCTGGCCAGGTGCTGGTGCGCATCAAGGCCGCGGGCCTCAACCCCAGTGATGTGAAGAACGTCCTCGGGCGCTTTCCCTACACCACACTGCCGCGGGTGCCCGGGCGGGACTTTGCCGGGGTGGTGGAGCAGGGGCCGGCGCAACTGCTGGGCCAGGAAGTCTGGGGCACCGGTAAGGAGCTGGGCTTCTTCGCCGACGGCAGCCATGCCCAGTACGTGGTGCTGTCCGCCCAGGGCGTGGCCCGCAAGCCACGGCACCTGAGCTTTGCCCAGGCCGCAAGCCTCGGGGTGCCCTACACCACGGCCTGGGATGCCCTGGAGCGCAGTGGCGTAGCCCGTGACACCCGGCTGCTGGTGATCGGCGGCGGCGCGGTGGCCTCGGCGGCCCTGGCCCTGGCCAAGGTGCGCGGCGCCCGGGTGCTGGCGGCGGCGCGCCGGGTGGAGCAGGTCCAGGCGCTTGAAGCCCAGGGCTACCCGACCTTGCACCTGCAACAGCCGGAAACCCTGGCGGCCCAGGTGGCCGAAGTCTATGCCGGCGGTGCCGAGGTGATCTTCGACACCACCGGCTTCTGGCTGCCGGCCTCGGTGCCGGCCCTGGCCACCTTTGGCCGCATCGCCATCATCGCCGCCCCGGTGGACGGCCATGTGCAACTGCCGGCCCTGGCGCTGTACCGCAAGGGTGGCTCGGTGGTGGGGATCAACTCGCTGTTGTATGGCGTAGAGGCGTGCGCGGCGATGCTGGAGCAGTTCGGCCGCTATTTCGATGAAGGCCTGCTGCCGCTGCCGGAAGGCCTGGTGGAATCGCCGCTGGAGCGGGGGCTGGAGCGTTATGCCGAAGTGAACCAGGGGCGCGGCGAAAAAATCATCCTCATCCCCTGAGCGCAGCGGCCATCCCTGCGTAGGAGCCCGCCTGCTGGCGAAGGGGCCCTGAGATCGCCTTCGCCGGCAAGCCGGCTCCTACGGGGGATGCGTGCGCCGTGTGTTCTGTGTAGGAGCCCGCTTGCTGGCGAAGAGGGCCCAGAGATCGCTTTCGCCGGCAAGCCGGCTCCTACGGGGGATGCGCGCGCTGTGTGTCCTGTGTAGGAGCCCGCTTGCTGGCGAAGGGGCCCTTGAGATCGCTTTCGCCGGCAAGCCGGCTCCTACGGGGGATGCGTGCGCTGCGTATTCTGTGTAGGAGCCAGCTTGCTGGCGAAGAGGGCCTTGAGACCTCCATCGCCGGCAAGCGGAACGCCGCCTGGCCGCTCCCGGGAGAGAAATCAGGTCTCGGGCACGCCCTTTTCCCAGGCCGACCAGTTGCCGAGGATGTCCTGCACCAGGGGGTTGCCCGCCCGGTAGAGGTTTTCCAGGGCCGGGACAAAGCCGCCCTGGTCGGCGTACTTGAGCAGGTTGTCCACTTCGCTGGCCCCCGGGGCCGGGCGGTCGAAGTCGGAACCGGCGCGCACCACCGCCAGGCGCTGGATGTCCA
The DNA window shown above is from Pseudomonas protegens CHA0 and carries:
- the glcF gene encoding glycolate oxidase subunit GlcF, with product MQTTLSPEARQLPRAAEAERILRSCVHCGFCNATCPTYQLQGDELDGPRGRIYLIKQVLEGAPATAQTQQHLDRCLSCRNCESTCPSGVDYHNLLDIGRAAVDAALPRPAGQQLLRRGLRALSANPQLFKALIHGGSRLRPLLPQALQDKLPRQVPSAKPRPPLRHPRRVLLLEGCVQPGLSPNTNAAAARVLDRLGISVQPVSEAGCCGAVDYHLDAQQAGLQRARRNIDAWWPHLQLGAEAIVQTASGCGAFIKDYQHLLAHDPAYRSKAQRVSALARDLVEVLRDEPLEQLGAHSGQRLAFHCPCTLQHAQKLGGAVESLLQRLGFHLTAVPDSHLCCGSAGTYSLTQPALARQLRNDKLQALESGQPDLIATANIGCQSHLDGAGRTPVRHWIEVLEAALP
- the glcC gene encoding transcriptional regulator GlcC; translated protein: MQDTQAGRRPQVADLVCARIERLIVDGVFKTGQLLPSERRLTAKLGVSRTALREGLKLLRARGIIDTRQGRGSQVAQLSAPAAQSPLMHLFSSQPRTLYDLLEVRSLLEGESARLAALRGTEADFVLIERAYQALLQAHEQALEPAALARLDHAFHLAICEASHNPVLVQTLGSLTDLLLNSVFASVNNLYHRPAPKRQIDRQHARLYNAVTGRLPEQARKAAVAHIQGIARNLRDIEDEEQRLVRATLRLQGWE
- a CDS encoding heme-binding protein, with amino-acid sequence MQHKAVLGQDEARRILAAARAEAQRHRWAVSIAVVDDGGHPLALERLDGCAPISAYIATEKARTAALGRRETKAYEDMVNGGRSAFLSAPLLTSLEGGVPIRVGGQVVGAVGVSGVKAGEDAQVALAGAACLERD
- a CDS encoding DMT family transporter; its protein translation is MSSETIEVPLPNPVANAVPAAGWQRLMLLPLVILAGMGLSVEAGLLGPLGSQVGHLWATLSIFGVGTALLLLLLLFSGPQPGPAFSQLPRWQLLGGVLGPIYVVVLTLATPHIGIAMTMIAILSGQVGKSVLIDHFGWFGSARKPVNAERWLALALIVLALILIARG
- a CDS encoding AraC family transcriptional regulator; this translates as MALAAPPDLSDPAIPVQPLARTYLRGLFIEPHEHDWGQLLYAMSGVMWVETPHEALVVPPQRAVWLPSGVSHGIRVVSDLQMRNIYLRPSLAATLDPSVQVLQVDNLLRELIVRLVELDPPQPEYYEALVGLALLELRRARRSQLKIALPDASDRRLGSLCQAVMAAPSLAISFEQHADAAGASVRTLARLFKEQLGVGFAEWRRQVQLATAAAELIQGVPVSRIARELGYSPSSFSDMFRRELGVAPSQYASASQV
- a CDS encoding LysR family transcriptional regulator, which produces MHGFNDLGFKALRLFIAVLDQGSFSAVARREGLAPSSISRQIQLMEQALGQQLLYRHTRAVSPTEAGRLLGHHARRVLAQWEEAEQALQEQQDEPAGLVRINAPVVFGQRHLSPWLGELHGRYPKLQLDIQQTDSYIDPLQDGTDLLFRIGTLEDSSMQARLLAPQRYRVAASPAYLARHGTPHHPEQLQRHQCLAYKGETGQQRWFFRQGRADWTPYSVKGPLTGNHADTLTQAAEQGLGLVMFPSWLIGEALHQGRLVALFEDFDVATSLEPQQIAALWPGSRRLSVKVRTVIDFFVEKFGPEPYWDRRPAP
- a CDS encoding DMT family transporter, producing the protein MNLFLLLVVVVAAGAVLSVQAAINGRLGESVGVLRSSLLTFAVGALITGLLIVFFQPPQAMSLLQAPKWQLTGALFGVVYMLVMVGAVPRVGTAVATVAVILGQLGMGMLIDNFGWFGNPAIELSPSRLLAMLCLALALLFMYRSSVRRA
- the glcE gene encoding glycolate oxidase subunit GlcE, encoding MNVASDFDAAETLLEQVRDALASDTALRIQGSNSKAFLGRESAGEILDTRSHRGIVSYDPTELVISARAGTPLAELHATLDAAGQMLPCEPPSFGAGATLGGMLASGLSGPRRPWAGAVRDFVLGTRVISGSGQHLRFGGEVMKNVAGYDLSRLMAGSYGCLGLVTEVSLKVLPKPRQCLSLSLEMDRQRALAQLAEWGQQPLPISAACHDGERLHLRLEGGEGSVAAAHDRLGGEPLDPGYWSQLNEQQLDFFNPGLPLWRLSVPHNTPLLPLPGEQLLDWGGAQRWLKTDATAADIRAVVSAVGGHASCYSHGLLDSPFQPLAPTLLHYHQRLKAQLDPQGIFNPGRLYVEL
- a CDS encoding DUF1427 family protein, which gives rise to MNYLISLAAGLLVGLLYGALQVRSPAPPAIALVGLLGMLGGEQLWPLGRQLLGSWLS
- the glcD gene encoding glycolate oxidase subunit GlcD yields the protein MTILYDERLDGTLPDVDRQALIQALRQQLPELELLDQEQQLKPYECDGLSAYRSTPMLVALPRHLDQVQRILQICHAHRVPVVARGAGTGLSGGALPLEKGLLLVMARFKEILQIDPAARCARLQPGVRNLAISQAAAPWGLYYAPDPSSQIACSIGGNVAENAGGVHCLKYGLTVHNLLKVQMLSVEGQPLTLGSEALDAPGFDLLALFTGSEGLLGVITEVTVKLLPKPQIAKVLLAAFDSVEAAGRAVADIIAAGIIPGGLEMMDNLAIRAAEDFIHAGYPVDAEAILLCELDGVEADVHDDCERVRQVLEQAGASEVRLARDEAERVRFWAGRKNAFPAVGRLSPDYYCMDGTIPRRELPGVLRGIARLADEHQLRVANVFHAGDGNMHPLILFDANQPGELERAEALGGKILELCVAVGGSITGEHGVGREKINQMCAQFNHHELTLFHAIKAAFDPSGLLNPGKNIPTLHRCAEFGAMHIHHGQLPFPELERF
- a CDS encoding DUF6555 family protein, with the translated sequence MNNAKLFVIEYTLHGAPKSFIIRQEKMDNAEAWHWASCDAGVGRIGRFGRERVKKTSKPMAEKFGIENVTWRPSV
- a CDS encoding quinone oxidoreductase family protein, with protein sequence MKALQFSATGDLAALHVVDLPTPVPGAGQVLVRIKAAGLNPSDVKNVLGRFPYTTLPRVPGRDFAGVVEQGPAQLLGQEVWGTGKELGFFADGSHAQYVVLSAQGVARKPRHLSFAQAASLGVPYTTAWDALERSGVARDTRLLVIGGGAVASAALALAKVRGARVLAAARRVEQVQALEAQGYPTLHLQQPETLAAQVAEVYAGGAEVIFDTTGFWLPASVPALATFGRIAIIAAPVDGHVQLPALALYRKGGSVVGINSLLYGVEACAAMLEQFGRYFDEGLLPLPEGLVESPLERGLERYAEVNQGRGEKIILIP